A single genomic interval of Psychroserpens sp. NJDZ02 harbors:
- a CDS encoding DUF6892 domain-containing protein, producing MTTIHLSSTGFLINSISITFPVSIHTLISSLDNNFRTFKAKNNSIFTWDDLGILGYSENGEFIDSLTLEFEPDAYDFSPKQKFSGTFYFNDEEITSYYKSHKSERVELFEGDDCGALVQHNISAWFDVNDTIISAIEISNYEPYQRSAGIAEDKYTIKQLDEEQITFTDLGFKLSIIEELMYVKELLQPKFDIYEFAKWYKDRKIDIDEEGYEPIAEVVQYFKDLPIPKRFASEITEIYQDGGNDIYMNLAPFSGGSESDWDIELSADAKQFPNLKKVTLCYAKEHVYNEFLAMGINAEWL from the coding sequence ATGACAACAATACACTTATCTTCAACGGGGTTTTTAATTAATTCAATTTCTATTACATTTCCCGTTTCGATACATACTTTAATATCTAGTTTAGATAATAATTTTAGAACATTTAAAGCGAAAAATAATTCTATTTTTACGTGGGATGATTTAGGGATTTTAGGGTATTCTGAAAATGGAGAATTTATAGATTCCCTAACTTTAGAATTCGAACCAGATGCTTACGATTTTAGTCCAAAACAAAAATTCTCCGGAACGTTTTATTTTAATGATGAAGAGATTACTAGTTATTATAAAAGCCATAAGTCGGAGCGGGTAGAGCTGTTTGAAGGTGATGATTGTGGAGCGTTGGTACAACATAATATTAGTGCCTGGTTTGATGTTAATGATACTATTATTAGTGCTATTGAAATAAGTAATTACGAACCATATCAACGTTCGGCAGGTATTGCGGAAGATAAGTACACTATAAAACAACTTGATGAAGAGCAAATCACGTTTACAGATTTAGGATTTAAACTGTCTATTATTGAGGAGTTAATGTATGTGAAGGAATTATTGCAACCTAAATTTGATATCTACGAATTTGCAAAGTGGTACAAAGACCGTAAAATAGATATTGATGAAGAAGGCTATGAGCCTATTGCTGAGGTTGTACAATATTTTAAAGATTTACCAATACCTAAAAGATTCGCTTCGGAAATTACAGAAATCTATCAAGATGGAGGGAACGATATTTATATGAATTTGGCACCTTTTTCTGGTGGTAGTGAATCCGATTGGGATATTGAACTTAGTGCTGATGCTAAACAGTTTCCTAATTTAAAAAAAGTAACACTATGTTATGCCAAAGAGCATGTTTATAACGAATTTTTAGCAATGGGTATAAATGCAGAATGGCTATAA